A window from Ardenticatenales bacterium encodes these proteins:
- a CDS encoding DUF4397 domain-containing protein, whose amino-acid sequence MKRLTIFLFALTALMALALNTAQAAEPTAADSQANARVRVAHASPDAPAVDVLVDGAVAFANIPFEEITNYAALPAGTYNIQVVPAGQPGPVVIEADLTLAAGTDYTVAAINTLANIEPLVMIDNNSLPAVGNAHVRFVHASPDAPAVDIAVANGGPVLFGNVAFGEVGDYLPVAATTYDLEVRIAGTNTVVLSLPGIALANRTVYTVFATGFALGGQPALNAVLVADAGPTRVRVVHASPDAPAVDVLVNGAAAFTNIPFEDVTDYAILPSGNYQVQVVPAGQPGPVVIDAYLDLEAGTDYTVAAVNTLANIEPLVLVDNNDLPQDGWAHVRFVHASPDAPAVDIAGEGGNIIFSNVAFKEATAYTPLLAGTYGAEVRLAGTNTVVLSIPSVTVDNQIVYTVFATGFALGGQPELNAVVSADAGAARVRVAHLSPDAPAVDVRVNGAVAFANVPFEEITDYAALPNGAYLVEVVPAGQPGPVVISAVLDLQLGTDYTVAAVNTLANIQPLVLVDDNTIPMAGKAHVRFLHASPDAPAVDIAVANGGPVLFSNIAFTEVGGYLPVDAGTYDLEVRLAGTNTVVLSLPGILLQAKTVYTVYATGFALGGTPTLNAVISRDAAGIKPVLEVNFLFDDGDGYNLNNFTLYSNLSFVDGNNDTGYWIFQPTNDRLYFAYNNGGCDGAYLGAVNGNSIAGLYICRDGSGQAGIWFGTVNGATAQLPVSNDVPASFWAR is encoded by the coding sequence ATGAAACGCCTGACAATCTTTTTGTTCGCCCTGACGGCCTTGATGGCCCTGGCCTTGAATACGGCCCAAGCCGCCGAGCCAACCGCTGCTGATAGCCAGGCTAATGCGCGAGTGCGCGTGGCCCACGCCTCCCCCGATGCCCCCGCCGTGGATGTTCTGGTGGATGGGGCAGTCGCTTTTGCCAATATCCCTTTTGAAGAGATCACGAACTACGCCGCGCTTCCTGCCGGCACGTATAACATCCAGGTCGTCCCCGCCGGACAACCCGGCCCGGTCGTCATCGAAGCCGACCTCACCCTGGCCGCGGGAACAGACTACACCGTCGCCGCCATCAACACCCTGGCGAATATCGAGCCGCTGGTGATGATCGACAACAACAGCCTGCCCGCCGTGGGCAACGCCCACGTTCGCTTCGTCCATGCGTCGCCTGACGCCCCCGCCGTGGACATTGCCGTCGCCAATGGCGGCCCCGTCCTCTTCGGCAACGTGGCATTCGGCGAAGTGGGCGACTATCTGCCCGTGGCCGCCACGACGTATGACCTGGAAGTACGCATTGCCGGCACAAATACCGTCGTCCTCTCTTTGCCCGGCATCGCCCTGGCTAACCGCACCGTCTACACCGTTTTCGCCACCGGCTTCGCCCTCGGCGGGCAGCCGGCGCTGAACGCCGTCCTCGTCGCCGACGCCGGCCCCACGCGCGTTCGTGTCGTCCATGCCTCCCCTGATGCGCCCGCCGTGGACGTTCTCGTCAATGGCGCTGCCGCTTTCACCAACATTCCTTTTGAAGACGTGACCGATTACGCCATTCTTCCTTCCGGCAACTACCAGGTCCAGGTTGTGCCGGCAGGGCAACCCGGCCCCGTGGTCATTGACGCCTACCTCGATCTGGAAGCGGGCACGGACTACACCGTCGCCGCCGTGAACACCCTGGCGAACATTGAGCCGCTGGTGCTGGTGGACAACAACGACCTGCCGCAAGACGGTTGGGCGCACGTCCGCTTCGTCCACGCCTCCCCCGATGCCCCTGCTGTGGACATCGCCGGCGAGGGTGGCAACATCATCTTCAGCAACGTCGCCTTCAAGGAAGCCACCGCGTACACGCCCCTGCTCGCGGGCACGTATGGCGCGGAAGTGCGCCTGGCGGGCACGAACACCGTTGTTCTCTCCATCCCCAGTGTGACCGTGGATAACCAGATTGTGTACACCGTCTTCGCCACGGGCTTTGCGCTCGGTGGGCAGCCGGAACTGAACGCCGTGGTCAGCGCGGACGCCGGCGCGGCGCGTGTGCGCGTGGCGCACCTCTCGCCTGACGCGCCTGCCGTGGATGTGCGCGTGAATGGCGCCGTGGCTTTCGCCAATGTGCCCTTCGAAGAAATTACTGACTACGCGGCGCTGCCCAATGGCGCTTATCTGGTGGAAGTTGTGCCGGCAGGCCAGCCAGGCCCGGTCGTGATTTCCGCGGTGCTGGACCTGCAACTGGGCACGGATTACACGGTGGCCGCCGTGAATACGCTGGCAAACATTCAGCCACTGGTGTTGGTGGATGACAACACAATCCCGATGGCGGGTAAGGCGCACGTACGCTTCCTGCACGCTTCGCCGGATGCGCCGGCGGTGGATATCGCCGTCGCCAATGGTGGGCCGGTGTTGTTCAGCAACATTGCTTTCACGGAAGTTGGCGGGTATTTGCCCGTTGATGCCGGCACATACGACCTGGAAGTGCGTCTTGCCGGCACGAACACCGTCGTCCTCAGCCTGCCCGGCATCCTGCTGCAAGCGAAAACCGTCTACACCGTTTACGCTACCGGCTTCGCGCTTGGGGGAACCCCCACACTCAACGCCGTCATCAGCCGCGACGCTGCCGGCATCAAGCCTGTCCTGGAAGTCAACTTCCTCTTCGACGATGGCGACGGCTACAACCTGAACAACTTCACCCTCTACAGCAACCTCTCCTTCGTGGACGGCAACAACGACACCGGCTACTGGATCTTCCAACCCACCAACGACCGCCTCTACTTCGCCTATAACAACGGCGGTTGCGATGGCGCTTACCTGGGCGCGGTCAACGGAAACAGCATTGCCGGTCTGTACATCTGCCGCGACGGTTCCGGCCAGGCGGGCATCTGGTTCGGCACAGTCAACGGCGCGACGGCGCAGCTCCCCGTGAGCAACGACGTTCCCGCCTCCTTCTGGGCGCGTTAA
- a CDS encoding transglycosylase domain-containing protein: MPRTTRIMQRRLRRQQNRGGGKRLALRLLAVFVALSLTALFLLTFTSVTTVAAVYAYFTQDLPDFTEIETLGQNTDTFETTKIYAWGADQDHDGSRDLVLINEVIDPRGGDRQWLPFAQIPPAVIDATVAIEDRTFWTNSGFDLQGIGRAFYEYVLQGGSIQGGSSITQQLVKNNLIAPERRVVVGQVSFDDYRRKVEELLLAQEISRVYTKEQILEWYLNTNFYGNLAYGIEAASRVYFNKPAVQLTIAEAAMLAAIPQSPALNPIDNPTEAKTRQELVLDAMFREGYLTREQLVTAKYTPIQTQSSVASRFDIIAPHFALYVRKALEQQFGPEMVLGGGLRVYTSLDLEMQQQAECVMRAQVARLSGRVGDELPVDERAACAALAYLPPLPRADVGIDHKVNNAALVALDPTTGEIKAMVGSLDYWNEAIDGSFNVAVDGLRQPGSSFKPFTYLTALSQGYTPATMVLDVETDFGTPYNGVAYVPQNYDRRFHGPLSIRRALANSYNVPAVQVMSWVGVDNVIRTAHSLGITSLDQGANAYGLSLTLGGGEVKLLDMVYAFSVMDNMGVMVGQPIPEERQRLGFRGLDPVAILRVEDRAGNILYEYNQPQRREILTPQLAFLMNDMLSDRNARCAGFGCPNALELPDNRPAAVKTGTTNDYRDAWTVGYTPRLVTGVWVGNTDNTPMENVPGSKGAAPIWHAFMSWALAEEPSPGWNQPAGIVERSVCYPSGLLPTDLCPQVREYFIEGTEPTLYDNMYQAFRVNRETGRLATISTPPDLVETKVYQIYPEQAADWVRENEIEQPPTEFDTLTGGGESQGEVAILSPQPFQFVKDRLTIVGSARGDNFAYYRLATFKGLTPVDVTPIVDNVTEPKDNAVLGEWDVANLNGLYTILLTVVRADGTFAEASVQVTIDNTPPTADILFPLPDQSIFTDEEWVIIQAQVTDDVSVARVEFYVDGAGVPFAISTVPPFTEKWTIPGPGCHQFRVVGVDAAGNETPSQPVRVCLVAR; the protein is encoded by the coding sequence ATGCCGCGAACCACACGCATCATGCAGCGGCGTCTGCGCCGCCAACAAAACCGGGGAGGAGGCAAACGCCTGGCCCTGCGCCTCCTCGCCGTCTTCGTCGCCCTCTCGCTCACCGCCCTCTTCCTCCTCACCTTCACCAGCGTCACCACCGTCGCCGCCGTCTACGCCTACTTCACCCAAGATCTGCCCGACTTCACGGAAATCGAAACCCTGGGCCAGAATACGGACACCTTTGAAACCACCAAAATCTACGCCTGGGGCGCAGATCAGGACCACGACGGCAGCCGCGACCTCGTCCTCATCAATGAAGTCATCGACCCGCGCGGCGGCGACCGACAATGGCTACCCTTCGCCCAGATTCCGCCCGCCGTCATCGACGCCACCGTGGCCATCGAAGACCGCACCTTTTGGACCAACAGCGGCTTCGACCTGCAAGGCATTGGCCGCGCCTTCTACGAATACGTGCTGCAAGGTGGCTCCATTCAAGGCGGCTCCTCCATCACGCAGCAGCTCGTCAAAAACAACCTCATCGCCCCCGAACGGCGCGTCGTCGTCGGCCAGGTCTCCTTCGATGACTATCGCCGCAAAGTGGAAGAACTGCTGCTGGCGCAAGAAATCTCCCGCGTCTACACCAAAGAGCAAATCCTGGAATGGTATCTAAACACCAATTTCTACGGCAACCTGGCCTACGGCATTGAAGCCGCGTCCCGCGTTTACTTCAACAAGCCCGCCGTGCAACTGACCATCGCCGAAGCAGCCATGCTGGCGGCCATCCCTCAATCCCCCGCCCTCAACCCCATCGACAACCCCACGGAAGCAAAAACCCGGCAAGAACTGGTGCTGGATGCCATGTTCCGTGAAGGGTATCTCACCCGCGAGCAGTTGGTCACGGCCAAATACACGCCTATCCAGACGCAATCCAGCGTCGCCAGCCGCTTCGACATCATTGCGCCCCACTTCGCCCTCTACGTGCGTAAGGCATTGGAGCAGCAGTTTGGTCCGGAAATGGTACTGGGCGGCGGGCTGCGCGTCTACACGTCGCTGGACCTGGAGATGCAGCAGCAGGCGGAGTGCGTCATGCGCGCCCAGGTAGCCCGTCTCTCCGGGCGCGTGGGCGACGAACTGCCCGTAGACGAGCGCGCCGCCTGCGCCGCCCTCGCCTATCTGCCGCCCCTGCCCCGTGCCGACGTCGGCATAGACCATAAGGTGAACAATGCCGCGCTGGTGGCCCTGGACCCTACCACGGGAGAGATCAAAGCCATGGTCGGCAGCCTGGACTATTGGAACGAAGCCATTGATGGCTCCTTCAACGTGGCCGTAGATGGCCTGCGCCAGCCCGGTTCCTCCTTCAAGCCGTTTACCTATCTCACGGCGTTGAGCCAGGGGTATACGCCGGCGACGATGGTGCTGGACGTGGAAACGGATTTCGGCACGCCCTACAACGGCGTCGCCTACGTGCCGCAGAACTACGACCGCCGCTTTCATGGTCCCCTGAGCATCCGCCGCGCCCTGGCAAACAGCTACAACGTCCCCGCCGTGCAGGTGATGAGCTGGGTGGGCGTGGATAATGTGATCCGCACCGCGCACAGCCTGGGTATCACCAGCCTGGACCAGGGCGCCAACGCCTATGGCCTTTCGCTCACGTTGGGCGGCGGGGAAGTGAAACTGCTGGACATGGTTTATGCCTTTTCCGTGATGGACAACATGGGGGTGATGGTGGGGCAGCCGATCCCCGAGGAGCGGCAGCGGCTGGGCTTCCGTGGCCTGGACCCCGTGGCGATTTTGCGCGTGGAGGATCGTGCCGGCAATATCCTCTACGAATACAACCAGCCACAGCGGCGCGAAATCCTCACCCCGCAGTTGGCCTTCCTCATGAACGACATGCTCTCCGACCGCAACGCCCGCTGCGCCGGCTTTGGCTGCCCCAATGCCCTGGAACTCCCCGACAACCGCCCCGCCGCCGTGAAGACGGGCACAACCAACGACTACCGCGACGCCTGGACGGTCGGCTATACGCCGCGGTTGGTGACGGGGGTGTGGGTGGGCAACACGGACAACACGCCCATGGAGAATGTGCCCGGCTCTAAAGGAGCGGCCCCCATCTGGCACGCCTTCATGAGTTGGGCACTGGCGGAAGAGCCGTCGCCGGGTTGGAACCAACCTGCCGGCATTGTCGAACGATCCGTCTGCTACCCTTCCGGGCTGCTGCCTACCGACCTCTGCCCCCAAGTGCGCGAATATTTTATAGAAGGGACGGAGCCAACGCTGTACGACAACATGTACCAGGCGTTTCGCGTCAATCGGGAGACGGGGCGACTGGCGACCATCTCCACGCCGCCCGATCTGGTGGAGACAAAGGTGTACCAGATTTACCCGGAACAGGCGGCGGACTGGGTGCGGGAGAACGAAATCGAACAGCCGCCGACGGAATTTGACACGCTGACCGGCGGCGGCGAAAGCCAGGGAGAAGTCGCCATTCTCTCGCCACAGCCCTTCCAGTTTGTCAAAGATCGGCTAACCATCGTGGGCAGCGCCCGCGGCGACAACTTCGCCTACTATCGCCTGGCCACGTTCAAAGGCCTCACGCCGGTGGATGTGACGCCGATTGTGGACAACGTGACGGAGCCGAAAGATAACGCCGTGCTGGGGGAGTGGGACGTGGCAAACCTGAACGGTCTGTACACCATTTTGCTGACGGTGGTGCGCGCGGACGGCACGTTTGCCGAAGCCAGCGTGCAGGTGACAATTGACAACACCCCACCCACGGCGGACATCCTCTTCCCGCTGCCGGACCAGAGCATTTTCACGGACGAGGAGTGGGTGATCATCCAGGCGCAGGTGACGGATGACGTGTCGGTGGCGCGGGTGGAGTTTTATGTGGACGGCGCGGGCGTCCCCTTTGCCATCAGCACGGTGCCGCCGTTCACGGAAAAGTGGACAATACCTGGACCAGGCTGCCATCAGTTTCGCGTGGTGGGGGTGGATGCTGCCGGCAACGAAACCCCCAGTCAACCCGTTCGCGTCTGTCTCGTCGCCCGTTGA
- a CDS encoding heme-binding domain-containing protein translates to MIANVLIGLVVLLLLIQLVPYGRNHTNPPVIKEPNWDSPETRALAQTACFDCHSNETVWPWYTNIAPASWLVQRDVEEGRSHLNFSEWGTSRRRGEEADEIDKALNSGEMPPLQYTLIHANARLTAAEREQLLRGLQATLAASAVQK, encoded by the coding sequence ATGATTGCCAATGTCCTGATCGGGCTGGTTGTGTTGCTGTTGCTGATCCAACTGGTGCCCTATGGACGTAACCATACCAACCCGCCCGTGATTAAGGAACCAAACTGGGACAGCCCGGAGACGCGGGCGCTGGCGCAAACGGCCTGTTTTGACTGCCACAGCAACGAAACGGTCTGGCCCTGGTACACGAACATCGCGCCCGCTTCCTGGCTGGTGCAGCGGGATGTGGAAGAGGGGCGCAGCCACCTGAATTTTTCTGAATGGGGGACGAGCCGGCGGCGTGGCGAGGAAGCGGATGAGATCGATAAGGCCCTCAATAGTGGGGAGATGCCACCGTTGCAGTATACGCTGATTCATGCCAACGCGCGCCTGACGGCGGCGGAGCGGGAGCAACTTTTGCGCGGTTTGCAGGCGACGCTGGCGGCTTCGGCGGTGCAAAAGTAG